In a single window of the Rhineura floridana isolate rRhiFlo1 chromosome 3, rRhiFlo1.hap2, whole genome shotgun sequence genome:
- the LOC133381655 gene encoding zinc finger protein 420-like isoform X2 — MQEPKEEEETSAGYNLGVKAEGEPTEVSMEKAEEQVQEQKLRSEDGAKRQEERQTHTGDKPYKCLQCGKSFRMSGHLTSHQRTHTEDKPYKCLDCGKSFKWSSNLTSHLRTHTGDKPYTCLECGKSFRWSCQLIIHETTHTGDKPYKCLECGKTFSQSSHLTSHQKTHTEDKPYKCLDCGKSFKWSSNLTSHLRTHTGDKRYTCLECGKTFSQSRHLTLHQRTHTGDKPYNCFDCGKSFMGSGALMVHQRTHTGHKPCKCLECGKSFRWSCQLIIHETTHTGDKPYKCLECRKSFSRSSNLTSHRRTHTGDKPYQCFNCGKSFRERSALTVHQRTHTGDKPYQCLECGKSFSVSSTLTSHQRYHTGDKPYQCLECGKSFSQSSTLTSHQRRHTGDRPFQCLECGKCFSERYDFTVHQRTHTGDKPYKCLECGKSFSQSSHLTSHHRIHTGEKPYQCFDCGKSFRERSALTVHQRTHTGNKPYKCLECGKTFNQNSTLIAHQRIHTGDRPYQCLECGKSFRRISDLCSHQRTHTGGTL; from the exons ATGCAGGaacccaaagaagaggaggagacctcagcag GCTACAACTTGGgggtcaaggctgagggagaaccgACTGAAGTATCaatggaaaaagctgaggagcaggttcaggagcagaaactgaggagtgaAGATGGAGCAAAAAGACAAGAAGAGAGacagactcacacaggggacaagccttataaatgcttgcagtgtggaaagagcttcagaatgagtggccaccttacttcacatcaaagaactcacacggaagacaaaccttataaatgcttggattgtggaaagagtttcaagtggagtagcaaccttacttcgcatctaagaactcatacaggggacaaaccttatacatgcttggagtgtggaaagagcttcaggtggagttgTCAGCTTATTATACATGAAacaactcacacaggagacaaaccttataaatgcttggagtgtggaaagaccttcagtcagagtagccaccttacttcacatcaaaaaaCTCACACagaagacaaaccttataaatgcttggattgtggaaagagtttcaagtggagtagcaaccttacttcgcatctaagaactcatacaggggacaaacgttatacatgcttggagtgtggaaagaccttcagtcagagtagacaccttactttgcatcaaagaactcacacaggggacaaaccttataattGCTTtgactgtgggaaaagcttcatggGGAGTGGTGCCCTTatggtgcatcaaagaactcacacagggcaCAAACCttgtaaatgcttggagtgtggaaagagcttcaggtggagttgCCAGCTTATTATACATGAAacaactcacacaggagacaaaccttataaatgcttggagtgtagaaagagcttcagtcggagtagcaaccttacttcgcatcgaagaactcacacaggggacaaaccttatcaatgcttcaactgtgggaaaagcttcagggAGCGTAGCGCCCTTacagtgcatcaaagaactcacacaggggacaaaccttatcaatgcttggagtgtggaaagagcttcagtgtcagtagcacccttacttcgcatcaaagataccacacaggagacaaaccttatcaatgcttggagtgtggaaagagcttcagtcagagtagcacccttacttcacatcaaagacgCCACACAGGGGACAGACCTtttcaatgcttggagtgtggaaagtgcttcagtgaaAGATACGACTTtacggtgcatcaaagaactcacacaggggacaaaccttataaatgcttggagtgtggaaagagcttcagtcagagtagccaccttacttcgcatcacagaattcacacaggagagaaaccttatcaatgcttcgactgtgggaaaagcttcagggAGCGTAGCGCCCTtacggtgcatcaaagaactcacacagggaacaaaccttataaatgtttggagtgtggaaagaccttcaatcagaataGCACCCTTATtgcgcatcaaagaattcacacaggggacagaccttatcaatgcttggaatgtggaaagagcttcagacggATTAGCGACCTTTGttcccatcaaagaactcacacgggaGGAACCTTATAA
- the LOC133381655 gene encoding zinc finger protein ZFP2-like isoform X1, whose amino-acid sequence MEENYEIGASFKSELNSCLEDGEDVLIQVPKGEEEDETSAEPDLISCWEEENPVMQEPKEEEETSAGYNLGVKAEGEPTEVSMEKAEEQVQEQKLRSEDGAKRQEERQTHTGDKPYKCLQCGKSFRMSGHLTSHQRTHTEDKPYKCLDCGKSFKWSSNLTSHLRTHTGDKPYTCLECGKSFRWSCQLIIHETTHTGDKPYKCLECGKTFSQSSHLTSHQKTHTEDKPYKCLDCGKSFKWSSNLTSHLRTHTGDKRYTCLECGKTFSQSRHLTLHQRTHTGDKPYNCFDCGKSFMGSGALMVHQRTHTGHKPCKCLECGKSFRWSCQLIIHETTHTGDKPYKCLECRKSFSRSSNLTSHRRTHTGDKPYQCFNCGKSFRERSALTVHQRTHTGDKPYQCLECGKSFSVSSTLTSHQRYHTGDKPYQCLECGKSFSQSSTLTSHQRRHTGDRPFQCLECGKCFSERYDFTVHQRTHTGDKPYKCLECGKSFSQSSHLTSHHRIHTGEKPYQCFDCGKSFRERSALTVHQRTHTGNKPYKCLECGKTFNQNSTLIAHQRIHTGDRPYQCLECGKSFRRISDLCSHQRTHTGGTL is encoded by the exons atggaggagaattatgagattGGAGCCTCTTTCA AATCGGAGCTCAATTCCTGTTTGGAAGACGGAGAGGATGTTCTTATTCAGGTTCccaaaggggaggaagaggatgagacctcagcag aaccagaCCTCATTTCGTGTTGGGAAGAAGAAAATCCGGTGATGCAGGaacccaaagaagaggaggagacctcagcag GCTACAACTTGGgggtcaaggctgagggagaaccgACTGAAGTATCaatggaaaaagctgaggagcaggttcaggagcagaaactgaggagtgaAGATGGAGCAAAAAGACAAGAAGAGAGacagactcacacaggggacaagccttataaatgcttgcagtgtggaaagagcttcagaatgagtggccaccttacttcacatcaaagaactcacacggaagacaaaccttataaatgcttggattgtggaaagagtttcaagtggagtagcaaccttacttcgcatctaagaactcatacaggggacaaaccttatacatgcttggagtgtggaaagagcttcaggtggagttgTCAGCTTATTATACATGAAacaactcacacaggagacaaaccttataaatgcttggagtgtggaaagaccttcagtcagagtagccaccttacttcacatcaaaaaaCTCACACagaagacaaaccttataaatgcttggattgtggaaagagtttcaagtggagtagcaaccttacttcgcatctaagaactcatacaggggacaaacgttatacatgcttggagtgtggaaagaccttcagtcagagtagacaccttactttgcatcaaagaactcacacaggggacaaaccttataattGCTTtgactgtgggaaaagcttcatggGGAGTGGTGCCCTTatggtgcatcaaagaactcacacagggcaCAAACCttgtaaatgcttggagtgtggaaagagcttcaggtggagttgCCAGCTTATTATACATGAAacaactcacacaggagacaaaccttataaatgcttggagtgtagaaagagcttcagtcggagtagcaaccttacttcgcatcgaagaactcacacaggggacaaaccttatcaatgcttcaactgtgggaaaagcttcagggAGCGTAGCGCCCTTacagtgcatcaaagaactcacacaggggacaaaccttatcaatgcttggagtgtggaaagagcttcagtgtcagtagcacccttacttcgcatcaaagataccacacaggagacaaaccttatcaatgcttggagtgtggaaagagcttcagtcagagtagcacccttacttcacatcaaagacgCCACACAGGGGACAGACCTtttcaatgcttggagtgtggaaagtgcttcagtgaaAGATACGACTTtacggtgcatcaaagaactcacacaggggacaaaccttataaatgcttggagtgtggaaagagcttcagtcagagtagccaccttacttcgcatcacagaattcacacaggagagaaaccttatcaatgcttcgactgtgggaaaagcttcagggAGCGTAGCGCCCTtacggtgcatcaaagaactcacacagggaacaaaccttataaatgtttggagtgtggaaagaccttcaatcagaataGCACCCTTATtgcgcatcaaagaattcacacaggggacagaccttatcaatgcttggaatgtggaaagagcttcagacggATTAGCGACCTTTGttcccatcaaagaactcacacgggaGGAACCTTATAA